In Mycetocola zhujimingii, one DNA window encodes the following:
- a CDS encoding phosphoketolase encodes MTPSTADTTAAHTTTAEPTSVSEEMLTRIDAWWRAANYLSIGQIYLLDNPLLREPLTKDHIKPRLLGHWGTTPGLNFVYAHLNRVIAEREQSTLYITGPGHGGPGMVANAWLDGTYSEIYSPISQTEKGMKRLFRQFSFPGGIPSHVAPETPGSIHEGGELGYALSHAYGAAFDNPDLLVAAVVGDGEAETGPLATSWHSNKFVDPLEDGVVLPILHLNGYKIANPTVLARIPEDELLDLMRGHGHNPYIVSGGFDGEDPMLVHARMAKTLDTVLDEIAELKRTARQQRDAGGDVTRPRWPMIILRTPKGWTCPAEIDGLLVEDTWRAHQVPLANARDTKEHTKILEEWLRRYRPDELFDETGRPVAEITSLAPTGDLRMSATPHANGGVLRRELELPDFRDYAVDVPVPGGTTAEATRVLGVWLADVIRDNPDNFRIFGPDETASNRLAPAVYEHTDKQWDAEILPVDKNLARAGRVMEMLSEHQCQGWLEGYLLTGRHGLFNCYEAFIHIIDSMFNQHAKWLKTTSEIPWRRSVSSLNYLLSSHVWRQDHNGFSHQDPGFIDHVVNKKADVVRVYLPPDANTLLSTYDHVLKSVDYVNVVVAGKQPQANWLTMDQAIAHCARGIGIWDWAGSEQPGTEPDVVLACAGDVPTLETLAAASLLREHLPELRVRVINVVDLMRLQNESEHPHGMSDREFDSFFTVDRPIVFAYHGYPWLIHRLAYKRNGHENIHVRGYKEEGTTTTPFDMVMLNDLDRYRLVMDVIDRVPGIGTRSAGLRQLMEDARLAARQYTRDHGEDIPEVATWQWSGKGAGVSQEDAQERVDETGGDNG; translated from the coding sequence ATGACCCCGTCAACGGCAGACACGACAGCGGCACACACGACCACGGCAGAACCGACCTCGGTCAGCGAAGAGATGCTCACCCGGATCGATGCATGGTGGAGGGCAGCCAACTACCTCTCCATCGGGCAGATCTACCTCCTCGACAATCCGCTTCTCCGTGAGCCGTTGACGAAGGACCACATCAAGCCGCGGCTCCTCGGGCACTGGGGAACCACCCCGGGGCTCAACTTTGTGTACGCGCACCTCAACCGCGTGATCGCCGAGCGGGAACAGTCCACCCTGTACATCACGGGCCCCGGCCACGGCGGTCCAGGAATGGTGGCGAACGCCTGGCTCGACGGCACCTACTCCGAGATCTATTCGCCCATCTCTCAGACCGAAAAAGGGATGAAGCGGCTGTTTCGCCAGTTTTCGTTCCCCGGCGGCATCCCGAGCCACGTCGCGCCGGAGACGCCGGGCTCGATCCACGAGGGCGGTGAACTCGGCTATGCGCTCAGCCACGCGTACGGCGCCGCGTTCGATAACCCCGACCTCCTGGTCGCCGCTGTCGTCGGCGACGGTGAAGCCGAAACCGGACCGCTCGCGACCAGCTGGCACTCGAATAAGTTCGTGGATCCACTCGAAGACGGAGTCGTCCTCCCGATCCTGCACCTCAACGGGTACAAAATTGCCAACCCGACGGTGCTCGCGCGCATCCCCGAGGACGAGCTGCTCGATCTCATGCGCGGCCACGGCCACAACCCGTACATCGTCTCCGGCGGCTTCGACGGTGAAGACCCGATGCTCGTGCACGCCAGGATGGCGAAAACGCTCGACACGGTCCTCGATGAGATCGCCGAACTCAAGCGCACCGCCCGGCAGCAGCGCGACGCGGGGGGGGACGTGACCCGCCCGCGCTGGCCCATGATCATCCTGCGCACTCCCAAGGGCTGGACCTGCCCGGCCGAGATCGACGGCCTCCTGGTGGAGGACACCTGGCGCGCGCACCAGGTCCCGCTTGCCAACGCGCGCGACACGAAAGAGCACACGAAAATCCTCGAGGAGTGGCTGCGGCGATACCGCCCTGACGAACTCTTCGACGAGACCGGCCGTCCGGTCGCTGAGATCACCTCGCTCGCCCCGACCGGCGACCTGAGAATGAGCGCGACCCCGCACGCCAATGGCGGGGTGCTGCGCCGTGAACTCGAACTTCCCGACTTCCGCGACTACGCCGTCGACGTCCCTGTTCCCGGCGGTACCACCGCGGAGGCGACGCGGGTGCTCGGGGTGTGGCTCGCCGACGTGATTCGCGACAACCCCGACAACTTCCGGATCTTCGGCCCGGACGAAACGGCATCCAACCGGCTCGCACCCGCTGTCTACGAACACACCGACAAGCAGTGGGATGCCGAGATCCTCCCGGTCGACAAGAATCTCGCGAGGGCCGGACGGGTGATGGAGATGCTCAGCGAGCATCAGTGTCAGGGCTGGCTCGAGGGATACCTACTCACCGGCAGGCACGGCCTGTTCAACTGCTACGAGGCGTTCATCCACATCATCGACTCGATGTTCAACCAGCACGCCAAATGGTTGAAAACGACGTCGGAGATTCCGTGGCGCCGGTCCGTCTCGAGCCTCAACTACCTGCTCTCCAGCCACGTCTGGCGGCAGGACCACAACGGATTCAGCCACCAGGACCCGGGTTTCATCGACCACGTCGTCAATAAGAAGGCCGACGTGGTGAGGGTGTACCTTCCGCCGGATGCCAACACCCTGCTGTCGACGTACGATCACGTCCTGAAATCGGTGGACTACGTCAACGTCGTCGTCGCCGGCAAGCAGCCGCAGGCAAACTGGCTCACCATGGACCAGGCCATCGCCCACTGCGCTCGGGGCATCGGGATCTGGGACTGGGCGGGATCCGAGCAGCCCGGCACCGAACCTGACGTCGTGCTGGCGTGTGCCGGTGACGTTCCGACGCTCGAAACGCTCGCGGCGGCATCCCTTCTTCGTGAACACCTGCCTGAGCTCCGCGTGCGCGTGATCAATGTCGTCGACCTGATGCGGCTGCAGAACGAATCCGAGCACCCGCACGGGATGAGCGACAGGGAGTTCGACTCGTTCTTCACCGTCGACAGGCCCATCGTCTTCGCGTACCACGGCTATCCGTGGCTCATTCACCGTCTTGCGTATAAGAGGAACGGCCACGAGAACATCCACGTGCGCGGCTACAAGGAAGAGGGCACGACGACGACCCCGTTCGACATGGTCATGCTCAACGACCTCGATCGGTACCGGCTCGTCATGGACGTCATCGACCGGGTTCCTGGCATCGGCACGCGCTCGGCGGGGCTGCGGCAACTGATGGAAGACGCTCGGCTCGCCGCGCGCCAGTACACGAGGGATCACGGCGAGGACATTCCCGAGGTCGCGACGTGGCAGTGGTCGGGCAAGGGCGCCGGTGTGTCCCAGGAGGACGCGCAGGAACGGGTTGACGAGACCGGGGGCGACAACGGCTGA
- a CDS encoding endo-1,4-beta-xylanase: protein MKVRSVSRKILVGAIAAGLLVPLFTSPAAAAEPETLLSADFEDSTLGGWEQGGSPVLSYEPVDEGGTALVVGDRAADFDGIQTPAGLFADLEAGDTLTFSMRARLAEATPAPVNIRFVVGPDYTWIGNTPLIADAWSTVEGTFEIPQDADVTALQAYIGTEGLPGGTSYSYLVDDVTVSAVRADDPTDPTDPTPPGNSDLSSLNTGFEDGLGGWVPRADASGPASVTVSTSDAHSGAQAALVSGRTSQGQGIGHDVTGILLPGQTYEVSAWVKFAAGETAGDVWLSLARTTGESTSYGTLGQFTGMSNSTWVQVNQTFQMGEADSALLYFETAYNGGNTSSFLIDDITVAVPATGGEVEDLTPIKDTVSFPVGAAIDSRETTGTAADLLTRHFDQVTSENYMKPEAWYNADGEFTPHAEADTLMQFAQDEDLAVYGHTLVWHSQTPAWFFQNDAGVALTNSAADQQILSDRMRTHIFNVAEYLSDTYGEFGSDSNPLNAFDVVNEVVSDGNENADGLRRSEWFRILGEDFIDLAFQYADEAFNDEFAAAGSNRPVTLFINDYNTEQDGKQQRLHALVERMLERGVPVDGVGHQFHVSLSTPVEALETALSAFTDLGLTQAVTELDVTTGTPVTQAKLVEQGYYYRDAFRIFRAHAADLFSVTVWGLTDGRSWRNSSGAPLVFTDALVAKPAYYGIVDAELPARLRTANVFQGDVPLDADATTALEWQQLPLQTIEQSAQFQLRWQPDHLTAFVQVDDATADPTDEIQFTWGEETATFGRDGTGDIEGVVTETDGGYSIVAHLPLTAAEQGDTVAFDVRVQNNGTVTGWNTAGTVGTLTLLEPLSYQEVVETDAAPTIDGTVDDSWTSAGTVETLKQVEGTAGASAVFSTLWRDNTLYLLAEVTDPTVDVSGSDPWIQDSVEIYVDPGNLKNGSYRYDDTQIRISADNAVSFGTGDEAFQRNRVTSATTRTDTGYRVEVAVSLLESGGAGSFQGLDLQVNDASNGARTGIRNWADPSGAGYQSTARWGVAQLVSAVEGSQPMISVSPESVVAGNTVDVELSGFEPGVEVALQLREPVVADAFSILALEVPAVLATVTTDAAGEASARVTIPADTAAGAYEIAALQDGVARASAPLAVTVAAVGPQQPGAGSQPGAGGQGAGADRSGADGLSDTGADVAPLVLIAMLLLLGGAALVRSRRAAR from the coding sequence ATGAAAGTTAGATCCGTGTCCCGCAAAATCCTGGTGGGCGCCATCGCCGCCGGGTTGCTTGTGCCTCTATTCACGTCGCCGGCCGCGGCAGCGGAGCCTGAAACGCTCCTCTCGGCCGACTTCGAGGACAGCACGCTGGGGGGCTGGGAGCAGGGCGGCAGCCCGGTTCTCAGCTATGAGCCGGTTGACGAGGGCGGCACTGCCCTGGTCGTTGGTGACCGGGCGGCCGATTTCGACGGCATCCAGACACCGGCAGGCCTGTTCGCCGACCTCGAGGCCGGCGACACCCTGACGTTCTCGATGAGGGCGCGTCTCGCCGAAGCGACCCCGGCCCCGGTCAATATCCGATTCGTCGTTGGCCCGGATTACACCTGGATCGGGAACACGCCGCTCATCGCCGACGCCTGGTCGACGGTCGAGGGAACCTTCGAAATCCCGCAGGACGCGGATGTCACGGCGCTGCAGGCGTACATCGGCACGGAGGGCCTGCCCGGCGGAACGAGCTACAGCTACCTCGTCGACGACGTCACCGTTTCCGCGGTGCGCGCGGACGACCCCACCGACCCCACCGACCCCACCCCGCCAGGTAACTCAGACCTGTCGTCGCTCAACACGGGCTTCGAAGATGGTCTGGGCGGGTGGGTTCCCCGAGCCGACGCCAGCGGCCCCGCATCGGTGACCGTCTCGACCAGCGATGCCCACAGTGGAGCGCAAGCCGCACTGGTGTCCGGCCGCACCTCGCAGGGCCAGGGCATCGGACACGATGTCACGGGCATCCTGCTCCCAGGCCAGACCTACGAGGTCTCTGCCTGGGTGAAGTTCGCCGCGGGCGAGACCGCGGGAGACGTCTGGCTGAGCCTCGCGCGGACGACGGGCGAATCGACGTCGTACGGCACGCTCGGTCAGTTCACCGGCATGTCGAACAGCACCTGGGTGCAGGTGAACCAGACCTTCCAGATGGGGGAAGCCGACTCAGCGCTGCTCTACTTCGAGACCGCGTACAACGGCGGCAACACCTCCTCGTTCCTGATCGATGACATCACCGTCGCTGTTCCCGCGACCGGTGGCGAGGTCGAGGACCTCACGCCGATCAAGGACACCGTGAGCTTCCCCGTCGGTGCAGCGATCGACAGTCGTGAGACCACCGGCACAGCGGCTGACCTGCTCACGAGGCACTTCGACCAGGTCACCTCCGAGAACTACATGAAGCCAGAGGCCTGGTACAACGCCGACGGTGAGTTCACCCCGCACGCCGAGGCCGATACTCTGATGCAGTTCGCCCAGGATGAAGACCTCGCCGTCTACGGTCACACCCTGGTCTGGCACTCACAGACTCCGGCGTGGTTCTTCCAGAACGACGCGGGCGTGGCGCTCACCAACAGCGCTGCCGACCAGCAGATCCTCAGTGACCGGATGCGCACGCACATCTTCAACGTCGCCGAGTACCTCAGTGACACCTACGGCGAATTCGGCAGTGATTCAAACCCGCTCAACGCATTCGACGTCGTCAACGAGGTCGTCTCGGACGGCAACGAAAACGCCGACGGTCTCCGCCGCAGCGAGTGGTTCCGCATCCTCGGTGAGGACTTCATCGACCTGGCATTCCAGTACGCGGATGAAGCCTTCAACGATGAGTTCGCAGCCGCTGGCTCCAACCGGCCGGTGACGCTCTTCATCAACGACTACAACACCGAGCAGGACGGCAAACAGCAGCGCCTGCACGCACTCGTTGAGCGGATGCTGGAACGCGGGGTGCCGGTCGACGGTGTCGGCCACCAGTTCCACGTGAGCCTGTCGACCCCGGTCGAAGCGCTCGAAACCGCCCTGTCGGCATTCACCGACCTCGGGCTCACCCAGGCCGTCACTGAACTCGATGTGACAACGGGCACCCCGGTGACCCAGGCGAAACTGGTCGAGCAGGGGTACTACTACCGTGACGCGTTCCGGATCTTCCGTGCACACGCCGCTGACCTGTTCTCGGTCACGGTCTGGGGACTGACCGACGGACGCAGCTGGCGCAACAGCTCGGGTGCACCGCTCGTGTTCACCGACGCTCTCGTGGCGAAGCCCGCCTACTACGGCATCGTTGACGCGGAGCTGCCTGCACGGTTGCGAACCGCCAACGTGTTCCAGGGCGACGTTCCCCTCGACGCTGACGCGACGACCGCACTTGAGTGGCAGCAGCTCCCGCTGCAGACCATCGAGCAGAGCGCCCAGTTCCAGTTGCGCTGGCAACCGGATCACCTGACCGCGTTCGTCCAGGTCGACGATGCGACAGCGGATCCCACTGACGAGATTCAGTTCACGTGGGGCGAGGAGACGGCGACGTTCGGCCGCGACGGGACCGGTGACATCGAGGGTGTCGTCACCGAGACCGATGGTGGCTACAGCATCGTCGCGCACCTTCCGCTGACCGCGGCTGAGCAGGGGGACACCGTCGCTTTTGATGTCCGGGTTCAGAACAACGGCACAGTAACCGGGTGGAACACCGCGGGAACGGTCGGGACCCTGACGCTGCTCGAACCGCTGTCGTACCAGGAAGTGGTCGAAACCGACGCCGCTCCCACGATCGACGGCACCGTCGACGACTCGTGGACCTCCGCCGGAACCGTTGAGACGCTCAAGCAGGTAGAGGGCACCGCTGGGGCATCCGCGGTCTTCAGCACACTGTGGCGGGACAACACGCTGTACCTCCTCGCCGAGGTCACCGACCCGACCGTCGACGTGTCCGGATCCGACCCATGGATTCAGGACTCGGTCGAGATCTACGTGGATCCGGGCAACCTGAAGAACGGTTCATACCGCTACGACGACACACAGATCCGCATCAGTGCAGACAATGCTGTGTCGTTCGGAACCGGTGACGAAGCGTTCCAGCGCAACCGGGTCACATCTGCCACGACCCGGACCGACACCGGCTACCGCGTTGAAGTCGCGGTCAGCCTGCTCGAATCCGGCGGAGCCGGGTCCTTCCAGGGACTCGACCTGCAGGTCAACGACGCGTCGAACGGCGCTCGCACCGGCATCCGTAACTGGGCAGACCCGTCAGGTGCCGGCTACCAGTCGACAGCGCGCTGGGGAGTGGCTCAGCTCGTGTCTGCCGTCGAAGGATCCCAGCCGATGATCTCGGTTTCGCCCGAGTCCGTCGTCGCCGGGAACACGGTCGACGTCGAACTCAGCGGGTTCGAGCCGGGTGTCGAGGTTGCACTCCAGCTGCGGGAGCCCGTCGTGGCCGACGCGTTCTCGATACTCGCACTCGAGGTTCCGGCGGTGCTCGCGACGGTGACGACGGATGCCGCTGGTGAGGCATCCGCCCGGGTCACCATCCCGGCGGACACCGCCGCGGGTGCCTATGAGATCGCCGCGCTCCAGGACGGGGTGGCTCGTGCCTCGGCTCCTCTCGCCGTGACGGTTGCGGCCGTTGGGCCGCAGCAGCCCGGTGCTGGATCTCAGCCCGGTGCGGGCGGCCAGGGTGCTGGCGCCGACCGTTCAGGCGCTGACGGCCTCTCGGACACGGGAGCGGACGTCGCACCCCTGGTGCTGATCGCGATGCTGCTGCTGCTCGGAGGAGCGGCGCTGGTCCGGTCGCGCCGCGCGGCCAGGTAA
- a CDS encoding acetate/propionate family kinase, translated as MSTVLVVNSGSSSFKYQLIDMDTEQMLATGLVERIGEASGRSVHTIPWDAVPSVERSNAPQTTERILPIPDHTAGFRVMLEAFETHGPSLSRHPLGAVGHRVVHGGKRFFEATVVTNLVKINIEELAELAPLHNPANLQGIEAAQRAFPDVPHVAVFDTAFHQTLPPAAYSYAIDAKLAAKHRLRKYGFHGTSHKFVSEEAAKFLYRPLGEINQIVLHLGNGASVSAIEGGRSVETSMGLTPLEGLVMGTRSGDLDPAVLIHLHRRAGMSFDDLDTLLNRKSGILGMAGVGDMRDLQERSDAGDEVAVAAFDVYTHRIKGYIGNYMAQLGRVDVISFTAGVGENSPEVRAAALSGLEAFGIRLSDERNEERSRDPRRISTDDSEVDVLVVPTNEELEIARQTLAVL; from the coding sequence ATGAGCACCGTCCTCGTCGTCAATTCGGGTTCGTCGTCGTTCAAGTACCAGCTGATCGACATGGACACCGAGCAAATGCTCGCAACCGGACTGGTCGAGCGGATCGGCGAAGCGTCAGGACGCTCGGTCCACACGATTCCGTGGGATGCCGTTCCATCGGTCGAGCGGTCGAACGCTCCGCAGACGACCGAGCGCATCCTCCCGATCCCCGATCACACGGCCGGGTTCCGGGTCATGCTCGAGGCCTTCGAAACGCACGGACCGTCGCTCAGTCGCCACCCGCTCGGGGCGGTCGGACACCGCGTCGTGCACGGCGGCAAGCGCTTCTTCGAGGCCACTGTCGTGACCAACCTGGTGAAGATCAACATCGAGGAGCTGGCCGAACTGGCGCCGCTCCACAACCCGGCCAACCTGCAGGGGATCGAAGCGGCGCAGCGTGCCTTTCCCGACGTGCCGCACGTCGCGGTCTTCGACACCGCGTTCCACCAGACCCTTCCTCCCGCGGCGTACAGCTATGCCATCGACGCCAAGCTCGCCGCGAAGCACCGGTTGCGGAAGTACGGTTTTCACGGCACGAGCCACAAATTCGTCTCTGAGGAAGCGGCGAAGTTTCTGTACCGCCCGCTCGGCGAGATCAACCAGATCGTCCTCCACCTCGGCAACGGTGCATCGGTCTCCGCGATCGAGGGCGGGCGTTCGGTGGAAACCTCGATGGGACTCACTCCGCTCGAGGGCCTCGTGATGGGAACCAGGTCAGGTGACCTCGACCCGGCGGTGCTGATCCACCTGCACCGGCGCGCCGGAATGAGCTTCGACGATCTCGACACACTCCTCAACCGCAAGAGCGGCATTCTCGGTATGGCCGGCGTCGGGGATATGCGCGACCTCCAGGAGCGTTCAGACGCGGGCGACGAGGTGGCCGTCGCAGCCTTCGACGTGTACACGCACCGGATCAAGGGCTACATCGGCAATTACATGGCCCAGCTCGGGCGGGTCGACGTCATCTCCTTCACCGCGGGCGTCGGCGAGAACTCGCCGGAGGTGCGCGCGGCAGCGCTCTCGGGACTCGAGGCTTTCGGCATCCGTCTGTCTGACGAGCGCAACGAAGAGAGGTCGCGGGATCCGCGCCGGATCTCGACCGACGATTCCGAGGTCGACGTGCTCGTCGTTCCCACCAACGAAGAGCTCGAGATCGCCCGGCAGACGCTCGCCGTTTTGTAG
- the pta gene encoding phosphate acetyltransferase produces MATSIYITSAEGQTGKSTIALGTLDTLSHSVERVGVFRPIARSTGERDYVVQLLLSHNSVQLDYDECIGVTYDDVHEDADAALATIVQRYKAVEAQCDAVVILGSDFTDVGSPTELSYNARIAANLGAPVLLVLGGRSSQGSGERLGQADPRTPAQMNDLAELALSELKHAHATLLAIIANRADEDKLAEITAAIERTEPGVPVWAIPENPYLIAPSMESIMTATGGTLIKGDPALLSREALGVVVAGMSMVNVLPRLIEGAVLVVAGDRTEVLLAAMMAQSSGTFPSIAGVVLNGGFDLPEPVERLLDGLPQTLPVIRTGLGTYDTIVAITRTRGRLAADSQRKYDAALALFEQHVDASALLKLLEVSRTEVVTPLMFEYGLLDRARAHQKHIVLPEGGDDRILRAAHTLLAREVAQLTILGEAAEVRARAVELGLDLSRAEVLSTHDPELGQRFAEEYARLRAHKGVTLDQARDQVTDVSYFGTMMVHLGLADGMVSGAMHTTAHTIRPGFEIIKTKPDVNVVSSVFLMALQDRVLVYGDCAVIPDPDASQLADIAISSTETALQFGIDPRVAMLSYSTGESGKGADVEKVREATALVRSRRPDLLVEGPIQYDAAADAAVGASKMPGSEVAGRATVFIFPDLNTGNNTYKAVQRSAGAVAIGPVLQGLNKPINDLSRGALVQDIVNTVAITAIQAQGDSA; encoded by the coding sequence GTGGCCACAAGCATCTACATCACGTCCGCTGAGGGACAGACCGGCAAGTCGACAATCGCGCTCGGCACGCTCGACACCCTCTCTCACTCGGTGGAGCGCGTTGGCGTCTTCCGCCCGATCGCCCGTTCGACGGGCGAGCGCGACTACGTGGTGCAGCTGCTGCTCAGCCACAACAGCGTCCAGCTCGACTACGACGAGTGCATCGGGGTCACGTACGACGACGTCCATGAAGACGCGGATGCCGCCCTCGCGACGATCGTGCAGCGGTACAAGGCCGTCGAGGCTCAGTGCGACGCGGTCGTGATCCTCGGTTCCGACTTCACCGACGTCGGGAGCCCGACCGAACTCAGCTACAACGCCCGGATCGCCGCGAACCTCGGCGCTCCGGTCCTCCTCGTGCTCGGCGGCCGCAGCAGCCAGGGTTCCGGCGAGCGCCTCGGCCAGGCTGACCCCCGCACGCCCGCGCAAATGAACGACCTCGCCGAACTCGCGCTGTCAGAGCTCAAGCACGCCCACGCGACACTCCTGGCGATCATCGCCAACCGCGCCGACGAAGACAAGCTCGCCGAGATCACGGCCGCGATCGAGCGGACCGAGCCGGGCGTACCGGTGTGGGCGATCCCCGAGAACCCGTACCTCATCGCCCCGAGCATGGAGTCGATCATGACGGCGACGGGCGGAACCCTGATCAAGGGCGACCCCGCGCTGCTGTCCCGCGAGGCGCTCGGCGTCGTCGTCGCCGGCATGAGCATGGTCAACGTGCTTCCCCGGCTCATCGAGGGCGCCGTTCTCGTCGTCGCCGGTGACCGCACCGAGGTGCTCCTCGCGGCGATGATGGCTCAGAGTTCGGGCACCTTCCCCTCGATCGCCGGCGTGGTGCTCAACGGTGGATTCGATCTGCCAGAGCCGGTCGAGCGACTGCTCGACGGCCTTCCGCAGACGCTCCCCGTCATCCGGACCGGGCTCGGCACCTACGACACCATCGTCGCGATCACCCGCACCCGCGGCAGGCTCGCCGCCGATTCGCAGCGCAAGTACGATGCCGCGCTGGCTCTCTTCGAACAGCACGTCGATGCATCCGCTCTTCTGAAGCTCCTCGAGGTCAGCCGCACCGAGGTGGTCACCCCGCTGATGTTCGAGTACGGCCTGCTCGATCGAGCCCGCGCCCACCAGAAGCACATCGTGCTGCCCGAGGGTGGCGACGACCGCATCCTCCGCGCCGCGCACACCCTGCTCGCCCGGGAGGTCGCCCAGCTCACCATTCTCGGTGAGGCAGCCGAGGTGCGCGCCCGCGCGGTCGAACTCGGGCTCGATCTCTCCCGCGCCGAGGTCCTCTCGACGCACGACCCGGAACTCGGACAGCGGTTCGCCGAGGAGTACGCGCGGCTGCGAGCGCACAAGGGCGTCACCCTCGACCAGGCCCGCGACCAGGTCACCGACGTCTCGTACTTCGGCACGATGATGGTGCACCTGGGACTCGCCGACGGCATGGTGTCCGGTGCGATGCATACGACAGCGCACACCATTCGTCCCGGGTTCGAGATCATCAAGACCAAGCCAGACGTCAACGTGGTGTCGTCGGTGTTCCTGATGGCGCTCCAGGATCGGGTGCTCGTCTACGGCGACTGCGCCGTGATTCCCGACCCTGACGCCTCGCAGCTCGCCGACATCGCCATCTCGTCCACCGAGACGGCGCTGCAGTTCGGTATCGACCCCCGCGTCGCCATGCTGTCGTATTCAACGGGCGAGTCCGGGAAGGGCGCCGACGTCGAGAAGGTGCGCGAGGCGACAGCTCTCGTCAGGTCCCGCCGACCCGATCTGCTCGTCGAAGGTCCGATTCAGTACGACGCAGCAGCGGATGCCGCGGTCGGCGCGTCGAAGATGCCCGGCTCAGAGGTGGCCGGCCGGGCGACGGTCTTCATCTTCCCCGACCTCAATACGGGCAACAACACCTACAAGGCGGTGCAGCGCTCGGCGGGTGCCGTGGCGATCGGGCCGGTGCTTCAGGGCCTCAACAAGCCGATCAATGACCTCTCGCGCGGCGCGCTCGTGCAGGACATCGTCAACACGGTGGCGATCACGGCAATCCAGGCCCAGGGCGATTCGGCATGA